In Musa acuminata AAA Group cultivar baxijiao chromosome BXJ2-8, Cavendish_Baxijiao_AAA, whole genome shotgun sequence, one genomic interval encodes:
- the LOC103993786 gene encoding transcription factor MTB2: protein MVEVELQGLGIGRQLSCGGGIGVGMGTFWSDEDRKMALAVLGHQAFDYLNARHAASSDGHLTAVGGGDADLQTKLQELVEGPGSVAWAYAIFWQISRSDSDELVLGWGDGHCIETGDEEEEEEGCGSRRNPLDGAHQKMRKRVLERLHALSGGSDEENYALRLDRITDTEMYFLASMYFSFPKGEDAPGRALESGKHIWISEAVLASPACSNHYVRAFLARTAGFRTIIFIPFESGVLELGSVDPVPESFEALYMIRSLFGHGLSKGEAAPGEKTDENNGPVSVSRFGADSGHVAEYPKIFGKNLKLGHAQLNGRASIVRMEQRPPETIAKHGDHHQKSPLLQWKQNHLVNPHQQKFGNGAPYVRYINGVMSPQKQQLQPQRQQALPRPLPPSGQIDFSSAAAAAANPAPAGVLIGRAGAVDSELSDVEAPCKEHKPGGTEERRPRKRGRKPANGREEPLNHVEAERQRREKLNQRFYALRAVVPNISKMDKASLLGDAISYITELQKKLKEMEAERETWGDPSRVDHKRPPPHCPEIDIQTAQDEVIVRVNCPLDRHPVSKVIQALKDSQIDVVDSKVAATNDSVLHTFVVKSPAAEQLTKEKLIAALAHELRAT, encoded by the coding sequence ATGGTGGAGGTGGAGCTGCAAGGACTGGGTATTGGACGCCAGTTGAGTTGCGGAGGGGGGATCGGGGTTGGGATGGGCACGTTTTGGTCGGACGAGGATCGGAAGATGGCGCTGGCAGTGCTCGGCCACCAGGCATTCGACTACCTCAACGCCCGCCACGCGGCCTCCTCCGATGGGCACCTCACCGCCGTGGGCGGAGGGGACGCCGACCTCCAGACCAAGCTCCAGGAACTCGTCGAGGGGCCCGGCTCCGTTGCCTGGGCCTACGCCATCTTCTGGCAGATCTCGCGGTCCGACTCCGACGAGCTTGTCCTCGGCTGGGGCGACGGTCACTGCATCGAGACgggggacgaggaggaggaggaggagggctgcGGCTCCCGCCGCAACCCCCTCGACGGCGCGCACCAGAAGATGCGGAAGCGGGTGCTCGAGAGGCTCCACGCGCTCTCCGGTGGCTCCGACGAAGAGAACTACGCGCTTCGGCTCGACCGCATAACTGACACGGAGATGTACTTCCTGGCGTCCATGTACTTCTCGTTCCCCAAAGGCGAGGACGCTCCTGGAAGAGCGCTCGAGTCTGGGAAGCATATATGGATCTCCGAGGCGGTGCTGGCATCGCCGGCGTGCTCCAATCACTACGTCCGGGCGTTTCTTGCGAGAACGGCGGGTTTCAGGACGATCATCTTCATACCTTTCGAATCCGGCGTGCTTGAATTGGGTTCGGTGGATCCGGTGCCGGAGAGCTTCGAGGCGCTGTATATGATTAGGTCCCTCTTTGGCCATGGCCTTAGTAAGGGGGAGGCGGCGCCTGGCGAGAAGACAGACGAGAACAATGGCCCCGTTTCGGTTTCGCGCTTTGGGGCCGACAGCGGTCATGTCGCGGAGTATCCCAAGATCTTCGGGAAGAATTTGAAGCTTGGGCACGCCCAGCTTAACGGGCGGGCTTCGATCGTGAGAATGGAGCAGAGGCCACCGGAGACGATCGCGAAGCATGGCGATCACCATCAGAAGAGTCCGCTGCTCCAGTGGAAACAGAATCACCTCGTGAATCCTCATCAGCAGAAATTTGGTAATGGCGCACCATATGTTCGATACATAAACGGGGTAATGTCGCCTCAGAAGCAACAGCTGCAGCCGCAGCGACAGCAAGCGCTTCCCCGGCCCCTGCCGCCGTCGGGGCAGATCGATTTCAgctcagcagcggcggcggctgcaaaTCCCGCTCCCGCCGGCGTCTTGATAGGTCGTGCGGGTGCGGTAGACTCGGAGCTCTCGGACGTCGAGGCACCTTGCAAAGAACACAAACCAGGCGGAACTGAAGAGCGCAGGCCGAGAAAGAGGGGGCGTAAGCCGGCGAACGGCAGGGAGGAGCCGCTCAACCATGTGGAAGCCGAGCGCCAGAGAAGGGAGAAGCTGAACCAGAGGTTCTACGCCCTGAGAGCCGTCGTACCCAACATCTCCAAGATGGACAAGGCCTCCCTTCTCGGCGACGCCATATCCTACATCACCGAGCTCCAGAAGAAGCTCAAGGAGATGGAGGCGGAGAGGGAGACGTGGGGCGACCCATCACGTGTGGATCACAAGCGGCCGCCGCCGCATTGCCCTGAGATCGACATCCAGACGGCACAGGACGAGGTAATCGTCCGGGTAAACTGCCCACTGGACAGGCACCCCGTATCCAAGGTCATCCAAGCTCTCAAGGATTCACAGATCGATGTGGTGGACTCGAAGGTCGCTGCAACGAATGACAGCGTCCTGCACACCTTCGTGGTGAAATCGCCGGCCGCCGAGCAGCTCACGAAGGAGAAGCTGATTGCTGCTTTGGCTCATGAGTTGAGGGCAACATGA